In the genome of Streptomyces lydicus, the window GAGGTGGCCCACACCGCCGACGGCGGTCGGGCCGTGCGGGACAGTAAGAATCGGGACGGCGGTACGCAGTTTCACGGTCCCGAAGCCTGGGACGCGTTCCTTGATGCGGTGAAGACGGGTTTCGTCTCATGAGCGGCCGGGAGATCGTCTCGCCGTTCAAGAAGGCCAGCGCCTCTCAGGGAATCAACCAGGAGTGCGTGGAGGTGGCCCACACCGCCGACGGCGGCCGGGCCGTCCGGGACAGTAAGGATCGGGCCAGCGGGACGCAGTTCCATGCGGCGGGTGCGTGGGCCGCGTTTGTGGACGCCGTGAAGGCCGGAGGCATCGCAGTGAGGAACGAGGAAGGGTGAGCGGTCGGGGAATCGTCGGGCCCTTTGAGAAGTCGTCGTACTCCGGAGGAGGGTCGGCCAACGAGTGCATAGAGGTCGCCCACACCGCCGGCGGCGGCCGCGCAGTCCGGGACAGCAAGGACCGGGCCGGCGGCACGCAGTTTCACGCGGCCGGTGCGTGGGGTGCGTTCGTCGGGGCCGTGAAGGCCGGGGTTTTCGATCGGTGACTCGCCGGTACATGTCGCCGTCGGTCGTTCAGGGCCCCGGCGTACCCTGCCCCCATGTGCGGAATCGTGGGATATGTGGGCGGGCAGAGCGCCCTTGACGTCGTCCTGGCCGGGTTGAAGCGGCTGGAGTACCGGGGCTATGACTCGGCGGGTATCGCCGTGCTGGCCGATGGCGGGCTGGCAGCGGCGAAGAAGGCCGGCAAGCTCGCCAATCTGGAGAAGGAGCTGGCCGACCGTCCGTTGCCGGCCGGCTCGACCGGTATCGGGCACACCCGGTGGGCCACCCACGGCGGGCCCACCGACGAGAACGCCCACCCCCATATGGACAACGCCGGACGGGTTTCCGTCGTGCACAACGGCATCATCGAGAACTTCGCCGGGCTGCGCGCGGAACTCACCGACCGCGGGCACGAGTTGACGTCCGAGACGGACACCGAGGTCGTGGCGCATCTGCTGGCCGAGGCCTACTCGTCCTGCGGGGAGCTGGCCGAGGCGATGCGGCAGGTCTGCCGGCAGCTGGAGGGTGCGTTCACGCTGGTCGCGGTGCATGCCGACGAGCCGGACGTGGTGGTCGGGGCGCGCCGTAACTCGCCGCTGGTGGTGGGCGTCGGGGACGGGGAGGCCTTCCTCGCCTCGGATGTGGCGGCGTTCATCGCGCACACCCGCGAGGCGATCGAGCTGGGCCAGGACCAGGTGGTGGAGCTGCGCCGGGAGGCCGTGACGGTCACCGGCTTCGACGGGGCGCCCGCCGAGGTGCGCGAGTACCACGTCGACTGGGACGCCTCGGCCGCCGAGAAGGGCGGCTACGACTACTTCATGCTGAAGGAGATCGCCGAGCAGCCGAAGGCCGTCGCCGACACGCTGCTGGGACGGATCGACGCCTCGGGGGTGCTGTCCCTGGACGAGGTGCGGATCCCGCCCGCCGTGCTGCGCGAGGTCGACAAGGTCGTCATCGTGGCCTGCGGGACGGCGTACCACGCCGGGATGATCGCCAAGTACGCCATCGAGCACTGGACGCGGATTCCGTGCGAGACGGAGCTGGCGAGCGAATTCCGCTACCGCGACCCGATCCTGGACCGGCGCACGCTGGTCATCGCGATCAGCCAGTCCGGCGAGACCATGGACACCCTGATGGCGCTGCGCCATGCCCGCGAGCAGGGCGCGCAGGTGCTCGCCATCTGCAACACGAACGGTTCGACCATCCCGCGGGAGTCGGACGCGGTGCTCTACACGCACGCCGGGCCCGAGGTCGCGGTGGCGTCGACCAAGGCGTTCCTGACGCAGCTGGTGGCCTGTTACCTGGTGGCGCTGTACGTCGCACAGGTGCGGGGCACGAAGTGGGGCGACGAGATCCGGGACGTGGTGCGCGAACTGGCGGCCATCGGCACCCAGGTCGAGCAGGTGCTCGGCACGATGGAGCCGGTACGGGAGCTGGCCCGCGGCCTCGCCGGCAAGAACACCGTGCTGTTCCTCGGCCGGCATGTGGGCTATCCGGTGGCGCTGGAGGGTGCGCTCAAGCTCAAGGAACTCGCGTATATGCACGCGGAGGGCTTTGCGGCCGGAGAGCTCAAGCACGGGCCGATCGCGCTGATCGAGGACGATCTGCCGGTGGTGGTGGTCGTGCCGTCGCCGCGTGGGCGGTCCGTGCTGCACGACAAGATCGTGTCGAACATCCAGGAGATCCGGGCCCGGGGGGCGCGGACGATCGTGATCGCGGAGGAGGGGGACGAGACGGTGGTGCCCTACGCCGATCACCTGGTGCGGATTCCGCGGACGCCGGTGCTGCTGCAGCCGCTGGTCTCCACGATCCCGCTGCAGGTGTTCGCCTGCGAGCTGGCCACCGCCCGCGGCAACGAGGTCGACCAGCCGCGCAACCTGGCCA includes:
- the glmS gene encoding glutamine--fructose-6-phosphate transaminase (isomerizing), whose translation is MCGIVGYVGGQSALDVVLAGLKRLEYRGYDSAGIAVLADGGLAAAKKAGKLANLEKELADRPLPAGSTGIGHTRWATHGGPTDENAHPHMDNAGRVSVVHNGIIENFAGLRAELTDRGHELTSETDTEVVAHLLAEAYSSCGELAEAMRQVCRQLEGAFTLVAVHADEPDVVVGARRNSPLVVGVGDGEAFLASDVAAFIAHTREAIELGQDQVVELRREAVTVTGFDGAPAEVREYHVDWDASAAEKGGYDYFMLKEIAEQPKAVADTLLGRIDASGVLSLDEVRIPPAVLREVDKVVIVACGTAYHAGMIAKYAIEHWTRIPCETELASEFRYRDPILDRRTLVIAISQSGETMDTLMALRHAREQGAQVLAICNTNGSTIPRESDAVLYTHAGPEVAVASTKAFLTQLVACYLVALYVAQVRGTKWGDEIRDVVRELAAIGTQVEQVLGTMEPVRELARGLAGKNTVLFLGRHVGYPVALEGALKLKELAYMHAEGFAAGELKHGPIALIEDDLPVVVVVPSPRGRSVLHDKIVSNIQEIRARGARTIVIAEEGDETVVPYADHLVRIPRTPVLLQPLVSTIPLQVFACELATARGNEVDQPRNLAKSVTVE
- a CDS encoding DUF397 domain-containing protein; this translates as MKSREIVTRFVKASASQGGQQDCVEVAHTADGGRAVRDSKNRDGGTQFHGPEAWDAFLDAVKTGFVS
- a CDS encoding DUF397 domain-containing protein, whose protein sequence is MSGREIVSPFKKASASQGINQECVEVAHTADGGRAVRDSKDRASGTQFHAAGAWAAFVDAVKAGGIAVRNEEG
- a CDS encoding DUF397 domain-containing protein, with translation MSGRGIVGPFEKSSYSGGGSANECIEVAHTAGGGRAVRDSKDRAGGTQFHAAGAWGAFVGAVKAGVFDR